A region from the Fibrobacter sp. UWR2 genome encodes:
- a CDS encoding TonB-dependent siderophore receptor, with translation MAQGPAAGSEGVAADSAQVQGITFNGVVQDASFAAGEKLNVEILESGEALQTTVGAPFSVVLPEDTLWNVCVTNSDTAGAEKERCYELVYTGTERSFSQVLGDAFAEPDSSNKGEGESIPLASAADSASATPSSGDTPQRPDSSGTNTAPEKDVDVDALLAGGNNEKVTELKKVVVQLRKRPKRKPGESVVSAKSIKRMPGLAEADVIKSIQALPGVVASSDFSSKIYVRGGAADQNLFLFDNAVVYSPVHFFGLFSTFLVEGIDDVQFYKSGFPAQYGNRLSSVLKMDGRAGGQDTVEEWFSKSSVKISTFAAQLHTEGHKGGARWVFAGRTTYIGYMLDLFNAIGLLDLALDYEFTDLQGTFMYNFTEDTRFKFSFYVGKDRLSFDPLYMDWGNVAIPVNITHRINGDWDYNATLAYSKFYQTMEVGDLMSIEMFLYTFAGKQWVNYRGIDNHTFTAGYELEYDYERYQEQMSSMKIADIQKAFHHVAYVQDAWKATPDLLLQYGMRFNYQTAAEHFGVEPRASLTLNIDDTKSVEIYGGYYLQYLNSIVYTDQETLNEFYYPATTTTKGRHIKPASSWLLAAEYSHRELFEGYDATVGVYYKTQNNLNTFQAVLDSNEETASKDFVVADGFGTAEGYSFGYELSLRKNKGWWFGGINWSQGISVLKTNDGTKPYFPSWHQPYALKLDLGINWKGDEDALWKHEVKGRYVRSSLALKYSAGMPISEYKGYYYPQELGDQEYTDKITVVPGSRNAGRQTDYFRIDVKALDIGREGKWNFSWTIINLTDHENMFYTFYDTSKNPPEKTSISQFPYLPIMLNYEYYF, from the coding sequence TTGGCGCAGGGGCCGGCGGCCGGTTCCGAGGGCGTTGCTGCGGATTCTGCGCAGGTCCAGGGAATCACCTTCAATGGTGTGGTGCAAGATGCCTCCTTTGCTGCAGGCGAAAAGCTGAACGTTGAAATCCTTGAATCAGGCGAGGCGCTACAGACAACTGTCGGGGCGCCTTTCAGCGTCGTTCTCCCGGAAGACACGCTCTGGAATGTTTGCGTGACCAATTCCGACACGGCGGGTGCCGAGAAAGAAAGGTGTTATGAACTTGTCTACACCGGCACCGAGCGCTCCTTCTCGCAGGTGCTGGGCGATGCTTTTGCAGAGCCGGACAGTTCTAATAAGGGAGAAGGGGAAAGTATTCCCCTCGCTTCTGCCGCTGACTCGGCATCCGCTACCCCTTCGAGCGGGGATACCCCGCAACGCCCCGATTCTTCGGGCACCAATACCGCTCCTGAAAAAGACGTCGATGTCGATGCGCTCCTCGCCGGCGGCAACAACGAGAAGGTGACCGAACTCAAGAAGGTCGTGGTGCAGTTGCGCAAGCGCCCCAAGCGCAAGCCGGGCGAATCGGTAGTCTCCGCCAAATCCATCAAGCGCATGCCGGGCCTTGCCGAAGCCGACGTCATCAAGAGCATACAGGCGCTGCCGGGCGTGGTGGCGAGTTCCGATTTCAGTTCCAAGATCTACGTGCGCGGCGGCGCCGCTGACCAGAACCTGTTCCTGTTCGATAACGCGGTCGTCTACTCCCCGGTGCATTTCTTCGGACTGTTCAGTACCTTCCTCGTGGAAGGTATCGACGATGTGCAGTTCTACAAGAGCGGTTTCCCGGCGCAGTACGGCAACCGTTTGAGTTCCGTGCTCAAGATGGATGGTCGCGCGGGTGGCCAGGATACCGTTGAGGAATGGTTCAGCAAGTCGAGCGTCAAGATAAGTACGTTTGCCGCGCAGCTCCATACCGAAGGCCACAAGGGAGGTGCCCGCTGGGTTTTTGCCGGCCGTACTACCTACATCGGTTACATGCTCGATTTGTTCAATGCCATAGGGCTCCTGGATCTCGCGCTCGACTACGAGTTTACCGACCTGCAGGGCACCTTCATGTACAACTTTACCGAGGATACGCGCTTCAAGTTCAGTTTCTACGTGGGCAAGGACCGCCTGAGTTTTGACCCGCTCTACATGGACTGGGGTAACGTCGCGATTCCCGTGAACATTACGCACCGCATCAACGGCGACTGGGATTACAATGCGACGCTTGCATACAGCAAGTTCTACCAGACTATGGAAGTTGGCGACTTGATGTCCATCGAGATGTTCCTCTACACCTTTGCGGGCAAGCAGTGGGTGAACTACCGCGGTATCGACAATCATACCTTCACTGCGGGCTACGAACTGGAATACGACTACGAACGCTACCAGGAACAGATGTCATCCATGAAGATTGCCGATATCCAGAAGGCATTCCACCACGTGGCCTACGTGCAGGATGCCTGGAAGGCGACTCCCGATCTGTTGCTGCAATACGGCATGCGCTTCAATTACCAGACGGCGGCAGAACACTTTGGCGTGGAACCGCGCGCATCGTTGACACTGAATATTGACGATACAAAGTCCGTGGAAATTTATGGTGGCTACTACCTGCAGTACCTGAACTCGATTGTCTATACTGATCAGGAAACGCTCAACGAATTCTACTATCCGGCGACCACGACCACCAAGGGCAGGCATATCAAGCCGGCTTCTTCGTGGCTCCTTGCCGCGGAATATAGCCACCGTGAACTGTTCGAAGGTTACGATGCGACCGTGGGTGTCTATTACAAGACGCAGAATAACCTGAACACGTTCCAGGCGGTTCTCGACAGTAACGAAGAAACGGCTTCCAAGGACTTTGTCGTGGCCGATGGTTTCGGCACGGCCGAGGGCTATTCCTTCGGTTACGAGCTTTCGCTGCGCAAGAATAAGGGTTGGTGGTTCGGAGGAATCAACTGGAGCCAGGGCATAAGTGTACTCAAGACGAATGACGGTACCAAGCCGTATTTCCCGAGCTGGCACCAGCCATATGCATTGAAACTGGACCTGGGAATCAACTGGAAGGGCGACGAGGATGCCCTCTGGAAGCATGAGGTCAAGGGCCGCTACGTGCGTTCTTCGCTTGCGCTCAAGTATTCCGCCGGTATGCCTATCAGTGAATACAAGGGGTACTACTACCCGCAGGAACTGGGTGACCAGGAATACACGGACAAGATAACGGTTGTGCCGGGCAGCCGCAATGCGGGCCGCCAGACGGACTACTTCCGCATAGACGTGAAGGCTCTCGATATCGGGCGCGAAGGCAAGTGGAACTTTAGCTGGACCATCATCAACCTGACCGACCACGAAAACATGTTCTATACCTTCTACGATACGAGCAAGAACCCGCCAGAGAAGACTTCTATTTCGCAGTTCCCCTATTTGCCGATTATGCTGAACTATGAATACTATTTCTAG
- a CDS encoding DUF3450 family protein — MKRFNLLPFALLVLMMSGWAFADRDSEIRDLKLEKEKLNSEIQKLNRQISSTDSMLKADDSRYRTLQQRYKADTDRRRAEIDSLNAKIKAVAGDLQAERSKQARAKNRSDNVESKRKALRAALAGISKRLEVQVEQTLPWERESRLDRVKSLTRDIESGNASEEEAFSRLKSLIAEETKFGDEVAIINSPFTRKNGELINASILRIGNQWMVYSDENGTVFGSLVRKMDGDKVAYEWNEELNLEERAAVKLALEVKQAKKPPQIVKLPVSLSIVGGEK, encoded by the coding sequence ATGAAAAGATTTAATTTGTTGCCTTTTGCGCTTCTGGTGCTTATGATGTCGGGGTGGGCGTTTGCCGACCGGGATTCCGAGATTCGCGACCTCAAGCTCGAAAAGGAAAAACTGAATTCCGAAATCCAGAAACTGAATCGCCAGATATCGTCGACCGATTCGATGCTCAAGGCGGATGATTCCCGTTACAGGACTCTCCAGCAGCGCTATAAGGCCGATACGGACCGCCGCCGCGCCGAAATAGACAGCCTGAATGCGAAAATCAAGGCGGTGGCGGGCGACCTGCAGGCGGAACGCAGCAAGCAGGCGCGTGCGAAGAACCGTTCCGACAATGTGGAATCGAAGCGCAAGGCCCTGCGTGCGGCGCTTGCCGGCATCAGCAAGAGGCTCGAGGTGCAGGTGGAACAGACTCTCCCCTGGGAACGCGAAAGCAGGCTCGATCGCGTAAAGTCGCTCACTCGCGATATCGAGAGCGGCAACGCCAGTGAGGAGGAGGCCTTTTCTCGCCTCAAGTCGCTGATTGCCGAAGAGACAAAGTTCGGTGACGAGGTGGCGATAATCAATAGCCCGTTTACCCGCAAGAACGGCGAACTCATCAATGCGTCGATTCTGCGTATCGGAAACCAGTGGATGGTGTATAGCGACGAGAACGGTACCGTATTCGGTTCGCTTGTACGCAAGATGGATGGTGACAAGGTTGCCTACGAATGGAACGAGGAGTTGAACCTGGAAGAACGTGCTGCGGTGAAGCTTGCGCTCGAGGTGAAGCAGGCGAAGAAACCGCCCCAGATTGTGAAGTTGCCCGTAAGCCTCTCTATCGTGGGAGGTGAAAAATGA
- a CDS encoding MotA/TolQ/ExbB proton channel family protein: protein MKKIIAVLLCATSAFAWPWSSGEKKSTAEDQARIKDSLQMEEVRTLQREVETLTRIRLQKADSLEKLEAEHWRKRYAESQLTEEHQATSRELDGRYSKLSTDLGRVSEEVMASRNMTGDAEEKAQSEESSYDALNTQVKLSIDKTLGDVMGDYPVGMNGRLLRLRQASDEADKKVPNTVGAVQGFMDDLLLRHELTYTQSYGREVSQVGNRPDVNVNRLRLGTVFLGEVAQDNGEVQALLRSGALQGKIFEWNATLPPEMAGNIKQAVMQADSAIVAIPLDVLQNKAVKNAITDTKELTWTEEFQAFFKKGGIVMYPLALVAILALLLCLERFLVLSYRGHLSRRFIRKLNALVKDTRYEDAASLCLKKETSLSMVLFAVLNRARETREDAERSLQEALLREQPKLDRRMGLLAAMGTIAPLLGLLGTVTGIITLFTVITEVGTNDARVLAGGISEALVTTETGLVIAIPVMILHGLLSEKIEKVTSEMYVQSTALLNRIFGKK from the coding sequence ATGAAAAAGATAATCGCAGTCCTCCTGTGTGCCACATCCGCATTTGCATGGCCGTGGTCCTCCGGCGAGAAGAAGTCTACTGCCGAAGACCAGGCCCGCATCAAGGATTCCCTGCAGATGGAAGAAGTCCGCACCTTGCAGCGCGAAGTGGAAACGCTTACCCGCATACGCCTGCAGAAGGCTGACTCGCTCGAAAAGCTTGAAGCGGAACATTGGCGCAAGCGCTATGCTGAGTCGCAGTTGACCGAAGAACACCAGGCTACATCCCGTGAACTTGACGGTCGCTATTCCAAGCTCTCGACAGACCTTGGTCGTGTGAGCGAAGAGGTCATGGCGAGCAGGAACATGACGGGCGATGCCGAAGAGAAGGCTCAGTCCGAAGAGAGCTCTTACGATGCGCTCAATACGCAGGTGAAGCTTTCGATCGACAAGACTCTTGGCGACGTGATGGGTGATTACCCGGTGGGCATGAATGGCCGCCTGCTGAGGCTCCGTCAGGCATCTGACGAGGCCGACAAGAAGGTGCCGAATACGGTCGGTGCGGTACAAGGGTTTATGGACGACCTGCTGCTCCGTCACGAATTGACCTATACGCAATCCTACGGCAGGGAAGTTTCGCAGGTAGGGAACCGCCCCGATGTGAACGTGAATCGCTTGCGCCTGGGAACGGTATTCCTGGGTGAGGTCGCGCAGGATAACGGCGAGGTGCAGGCACTGCTGCGCTCCGGCGCACTGCAGGGCAAGATTTTCGAATGGAATGCGACGCTCCCGCCCGAGATGGCAGGGAACATCAAGCAGGCTGTAATGCAGGCCGATTCCGCAATAGTCGCGATTCCGCTGGATGTATTGCAGAACAAGGCCGTCAAGAACGCCATTACCGACACGAAGGAACTCACCTGGACCGAGGAATTCCAGGCCTTCTTCAAGAAGGGCGGCATCGTGATGTACCCGCTTGCGCTGGTGGCGATTCTTGCGCTGCTGCTTTGCCTGGAACGATTCCTGGTACTTAGCTACCGCGGGCACCTGAGCCGCCGCTTTATCAGGAAACTGAACGCGCTGGTGAAGGATACGCGTTATGAGGATGCAGCCAGTCTCTGCCTCAAGAAGGAAACGAGCCTCTCGATGGTGCTTTTTGCGGTGCTGAACCGCGCCCGCGAAACGCGCGAAGATGCGGAACGCTCTCTGCAGGAAGCCCTGCTCCGTGAACAGCCTAAACTTGACCGTCGTATGGGTCTCCTTGCTGCAATGGGTACAATCGCGCCGCTGCTCGGCCTGCTCGGTACGGTGACGGGTATCATTACGCTCTTTACCGTTATTACCGAGGTGGGCACGAATGATGCTCGCGTGCTGGCAGGCGGTATTTCCGAAGCGCTCGTGACGACGGAAACGGGCCTCGTGATCGCTATCCCCGTGATGATCTTGCACGGCCTCCTGAGCGAGAAGATCGAGAAGGTCACTAGCGAAATGTACGTGCAGAGCACCGCGCTGTTGAACAGGATATTTGGGAAAAAGTGA
- a CDS encoding MotA/TolQ/ExbB proton channel family protein, protein MSNTHYILIESLENTYHAGGVVMLPILLAGVIGFYFLFSSWFRIGSDFFRTDIHKVIKRMRVDLNGGIEEDEKNAEPPSVNKAVRRLRKRGGLLSRELCYAIDVAQNNPEGFRDYMQVRLAKTVRYMEQGNHIVSVMASAAPLLGLLGTVTGMVSTFEVITLYGNQNPVLMADGISEALISTQSGLLVAFPLTLLKQRLDERVDVLRQKMELGATVIENYFVEKVE, encoded by the coding sequence GTGAGCAATACCCACTACATACTGATCGAATCTCTCGAGAATACGTACCACGCCGGTGGCGTGGTGATGCTCCCGATTCTTTTGGCGGGTGTTATCGGGTTCTATTTTCTGTTCTCGAGCTGGTTCCGTATCGGCAGTGACTTTTTCCGTACCGATATCCACAAGGTCATCAAGCGCATGCGCGTGGACCTGAACGGTGGAATCGAGGAAGACGAGAAGAATGCAGAGCCGCCGAGCGTGAATAAGGCAGTACGCCGGCTTCGCAAGCGAGGCGGACTCCTGTCGCGTGAACTGTGCTATGCGATAGATGTCGCGCAGAACAACCCCGAAGGCTTCCGCGACTACATGCAGGTGCGCCTTGCAAAGACGGTGCGCTATATGGAACAGGGAAACCACATCGTCTCCGTGATGGCTTCTGCGGCTCCGCTGCTCGGCCTGCTCGGAACGGTGACGGGAATGGTTTCTACCTTCGAGGTGATTACCCTGTATGGAAACCAGAACCCGGTGCTCATGGCCGACGGTATTTCGGAAGCGCTTATTTCGACGCAGAGCGGGCTTTTGGTGGCGTTCCCGCTTACGCTCCTGAAGCAGCGCCTGGATGAACGCGTAGATGTCCTGCGCCAGAAAATGGAACTCGGCGCGACGGTGATTGAGAACTATTTCGTAGAAAAGGTGGAATAA
- a CDS encoding biopolymer transporter ExbD, which yields MEFNLPQRKQKDMGIEMGPLMDIVFILLIFFVVTSSFTRETGVDVTKPQAQSASQLEKENLLIAITREGTIHMNERQVDLASLQDILKQSLAKTPDREAVVIADKGAETGVLVQVIDMCNLAGVKKVSIAAQAE from the coding sequence ATGGAATTCAACTTGCCGCAAAGAAAGCAGAAGGATATGGGCATCGAGATGGGCCCGCTGATGGACATCGTGTTCATCCTGCTCATCTTTTTCGTGGTGACGTCGTCTTTTACCCGCGAGACGGGTGTCGATGTCACGAAGCCGCAGGCACAGTCCGCAAGCCAACTTGAAAAGGAAAACCTGCTGATTGCGATTACGCGCGAAGGCACGATCCATATGAACGAGCGCCAGGTGGATCTTGCGAGCCTGCAGGATATCCTGAAGCAGTCGCTTGCGAAGACGCCCGACAGGGAGGCCGTCGTGATTGCCGATAAGGGCGCCGAGACAGGCGTGCTCGTGCAGGTAATCGACATGTGCAATCTCGCCGGGGTGAAGAAGGTATCCATCGCTGCACAGGCGGAATAG
- a CDS encoding energy transducer TonB: MLLVFSVTMANLFLTGKVFHEKKYNKTEIAVKKVDEVEKKVEKKKPARKPNRQKSNSRSPKAGPRFAMNLGAASGNAGAAVSEEMVADFRGGALSVEKGDVDKKPESRAFPNFQVPPQIRDREIDAMLRLSFCVDASGRVYDIKVLEESPAGTGLAAAGKDALSRMTFAPAEKAGKAVPFCGMEQPFEVKFRD, translated from the coding sequence ATGCTTCTCGTGTTCTCCGTGACAATGGCGAACCTCTTCTTGACGGGCAAGGTTTTTCACGAGAAGAAATACAACAAGACCGAAATCGCCGTGAAGAAGGTGGATGAAGTCGAGAAGAAGGTCGAGAAGAAGAAACCGGCCCGCAAGCCGAACCGCCAGAAATCCAATTCCCGTTCTCCCAAGGCGGGCCCGCGTTTTGCGATGAACCTGGGGGCGGCCTCGGGTAATGCCGGTGCCGCTGTTAGCGAAGAAATGGTGGCTGATTTCCGGGGCGGCGCCCTTTCCGTGGAAAAGGGTGACGTGGACAAGAAGCCTGAAAGTAGGGCTTTCCCGAACTTCCAGGTGCCCCCGCAGATCCGCGACCGTGAAATTGATGCGATGTTGCGCCTCAGTTTCTGCGTAGATGCAAGTGGCCGCGTGTACGATATCAAGGTGCTGGAGGAATCTCCGGCAGGTACGGGGCTTGCGGCAGCGGGGAAGGACGCGCTTTCGCGCATGACATTTGCTCCTGCGGAAAAGGCCGGCAAGGCTGTACCCTTCTGCGGCATGGAGCAGCCTTTCGAAGTGAAGTTCAGGGATTAG
- a CDS encoding lipopolysaccharide assembly protein LapB translates to MNICYESKRGLRGHLVTRCALLFAILIAVPSFAAQTAYDLMERANSLYRDGKFKQAITLYRKAESRGADPVATSFNIANSYYQTNDLPNAAATYRKAVDFSNGTFSPALFNMASVYFRLRQYPECVAAYHRALKLEPENVSGWLYLGEAYSKTGDAVGALRAIEKAYQLDKEDISIVYQLSEANIALNDFERAVAVIREGYAAHPEEIDFLVYLGDVYRLNKQFEESAGAYREALGVRPDDTATMYKLADVLAEDEKPFVAMDVLNNLVQIKPDFSDAAIFLGNLAYDAKFYDRAESAYELAAKQGNAESTFGFKNMAYDAHAQKRDDEALRLLRLAQKYFPDDVTVQADILEFEKN, encoded by the coding sequence ATGAATATTTGTTATGAATCTAAGCGAGGCCTGCGCGGGCATCTCGTTACCCGCTGCGCCCTGCTTTTCGCTATCCTTATCGCGGTGCCCTCCTTCGCTGCCCAAACCGCATACGACCTGATGGAGCGCGCGAACTCCCTCTACCGCGACGGCAAATTCAAGCAGGCCATTACGCTTTACCGCAAGGCGGAATCCCGCGGCGCCGACCCCGTCGCCACCAGTTTCAACATCGCGAACAGTTATTACCAGACAAATGACCTGCCGAATGCCGCCGCCACCTACCGCAAGGCGGTCGACTTTTCGAACGGGACATTCTCCCCGGCGCTCTTCAACATGGCAAGCGTGTATTTTCGCCTGCGCCAGTACCCCGAATGCGTGGCGGCGTACCACCGCGCGTTGAAACTGGAGCCGGAAAACGTTTCCGGCTGGCTTTACCTAGGCGAAGCCTACAGTAAAACCGGCGACGCGGTCGGCGCCCTACGCGCCATCGAGAAGGCCTACCAGCTCGACAAGGAAGATATCAGCATTGTCTACCAGCTTTCGGAAGCGAACATCGCGCTGAATGATTTCGAGCGGGCCGTAGCCGTCATCCGCGAAGGCTATGCCGCACATCCCGAAGAAATCGACTTCCTCGTGTATCTCGGCGACGTGTACCGCCTGAACAAGCAGTTCGAAGAAAGCGCGGGAGCCTACCGCGAAGCGCTGGGTGTGCGCCCCGACGACACCGCGACCATGTACAAGCTTGCCGACGTACTCGCCGAAGACGAGAAGCCTTTTGTCGCGATGGATGTGCTCAACAACCTGGTGCAAATCAAGCCCGACTTCAGCGATGCGGCCATATTCCTTGGGAACCTTGCCTACGATGCAAAGTTCTATGATCGCGCGGAATCTGCCTACGAACTTGCCGCCAAGCAGGGCAACGCCGAATCTACTTTCGGCTTCAAGAACATGGCTTACGACGCCCATGCCCAAAAGCGCGACGACGAAGCGCTCCGCCTGCTCCGCTTGGCGCAGAAGTACTTCCCCGACGATGTCACCGTGCAGGCTGACATCCTGGAATTCGAGAAAAATTAA
- a CDS encoding FISUMP domain-containing protein, producing the protein MIHSTFKTIPCLAGLTLGTLLFSACGDDDSFSPIAKDRGYDYAFTSNKEFADYPCNEMREGREAIVGRDKDLYECIFDKQDSLYLWVGENDTLTATGKKFVREDESSSSEEDDDSSSSRASSSSEEDDDSSSSSRSSSSYSSSSSSSSSSSSSSSSSSSSSSSEETKESHFNPDITYGTMKDSRDGKTYKTVVVDGVTWMAENLNYEGHTIGKSNCYDDSDDNCELYGRMYSRDATMNDSRCEYVSSCDLGEGPIQGVCPNGWHIPTKKEVQNLLDYASSASALRSARAAWSNPGVDSYGLSFVGAGNWDSDDGFEDMQSYEVMWLYTPSSYQYFLLVSSSAEVWDHSSSEYYATVRCIEGDAVLPSSSSSSSSSSSSSSSSSSSMSSSSTKPEPLLEAGTQFNSEITYGTMTDSRDSKTYKTVKIGDKTWMAENLNYAGNAIGESFCFNDEDRFCDVYGRLYSRDAAMNDAGCNKTSCDLGDAPIQGICPSGWHIPSESEMLNLLSLAGNKALPLISAESWKSSIATGSNSLGLSLIGAGDYDSSKHFEHLGEDAFVWVYAEGGQTYLLIRSSDNHAAVFQYTATQMHISVRCVKD; encoded by the coding sequence ATGATCCACTCCACATTCAAAACCATCCCTTGCCTCGCAGGCCTTACCCTGGGCACGTTGCTTTTCTCCGCCTGCGGCGACGACGACAGCTTCTCCCCAATTGCAAAAGACCGCGGGTACGATTACGCGTTTACCTCGAACAAGGAATTTGCGGATTACCCGTGCAACGAAATGCGCGAAGGCCGCGAAGCCATCGTGGGGCGCGATAAAGACCTCTATGAGTGCATTTTTGACAAACAGGATTCCCTCTACCTCTGGGTCGGCGAAAACGACACGCTCACAGCAACCGGCAAGAAGTTCGTGCGCGAGGACGAATCCAGCAGTTCTGAAGAAGACGACGACTCCAGCAGTTCTCGGGCTTCCAGCAGTTCTGAAGAAGACGACGACAGCTCCAGCAGTTCGCGGTCTTCCTCGAGTTACAGTTCTTCGAGCAGTTCCTCCTCCAGCAGTTCATCCAGTAGTTCCTCAAGCAGCTCTTCCAGCAGTTCCGAAGAGACCAAGGAATCACACTTCAACCCGGACATCACTTACGGGACAATGAAGGATTCCCGCGACGGCAAGACTTACAAGACCGTCGTTGTCGATGGCGTCACATGGATGGCCGAGAACCTGAACTATGAAGGCCACACCATAGGAAAATCCAACTGCTACGACGACAGTGACGACAATTGTGAACTGTACGGCCGCATGTACAGCCGCGATGCGACGATGAACGACAGCAGGTGTGAATACGTGAGTAGCTGTGATTTGGGCGAAGGCCCCATACAGGGAGTCTGTCCCAATGGCTGGCATATCCCGACGAAAAAAGAAGTACAGAACCTGTTGGACTACGCCAGTTCTGCATCGGCACTGAGATCGGCAAGAGCGGCTTGGAGCAATCCGGGTGTCGACTCTTATGGACTCTCCTTCGTGGGAGCCGGAAACTGGGATTCCGATGACGGATTCGAGGATATGCAGTCCTACGAAGTCATGTGGCTTTACACACCGAGTTCTTACCAGTATTTCCTCCTGGTATCATCTTCTGCAGAAGTCTGGGACCATTCTTCGAGCGAATACTACGCCACCGTCCGCTGCATAGAAGGCGATGCGGTTCTTCCCTCGTCGAGTTCCAGTTCATCGAGTTCCAGTTCGTCGAGTTCCAGTTCCTCAAGTTCAATGTCGAGCAGTTCCACGAAACCCGAACCCCTCCTGGAAGCCGGCACGCAGTTCAACTCTGAAATCACATACGGCACCATGACAGACTCGCGTGACAGCAAGACATACAAGACCGTAAAAATCGGAGACAAGACCTGGATGGCCGAAAACCTGAACTACGCCGGTAACGCAATAGGGGAATCCTTCTGCTTCAACGACGAAGACCGTTTCTGCGATGTTTACGGTCGCCTGTACAGCCGCGATGCGGCAATGAATGACGCCGGGTGCAACAAAACCAGTTGCGACCTGGGCGATGCTCCCATACAGGGCATATGCCCCAGCGGCTGGCACATTCCGTCAGAATCCGAAATGTTAAACCTGTTAAGCCTTGCGGGCAATAAGGCCTTGCCGCTGATATCGGCGGAGAGCTGGAAATCGTCTATAGCAACGGGAAGCAACAGTCTTGGGCTATCCCTGATCGGGGCCGGAGACTACGACTCTAGTAAGCATTTCGAGCACCTCGGCGAAGATGCTTTCGTGTGGGTTTATGCCGAAGGCGGCCAGACTTATTTATTAATCCGAAGCTCCGATAACCATGCAGCGGTCTTTCAGTATACCGCCACTCAAATGCACATCAGCGTACGCTGCGTGAAGGACTAA
- a CDS encoding glucokinase: MEIKWLNPDAKFDRLVLAGDIGGTNTNLGLVGYKDGKFTLILETVCPSKDIDGLEAPIRETLRIAAENSANLKPSHVCISAAGPVANNKCVMTNLPWSVDGDALTAATGIPTLVINDFMAISYGIPTLDVEDPKQIFKLTHTDGSQPAPQKATKAVIGPGTGMGVGFLAFDGEKYIPASSEGGHSTFAPFDKDSQEFHDYMEKKIGTVPGVEPLVSGMGLRNMYEWWKETRGVPDNEAFKKIEETEPNDRPKYISRASDTDPVAAEMMRLFVKMLARFASDASTLFLPLGGLYLAGGTVQKDLRWLERDNLFMKYFEKNYNPNIRPLLNKIPVYIIKDYSISLYGAANASLNLQK; the protein is encoded by the coding sequence ATGGAAATCAAATGGCTTAATCCCGATGCAAAGTTTGACCGCCTGGTTTTGGCAGGCGATATTGGTGGCACCAACACGAACCTCGGCCTGGTCGGCTACAAGGACGGCAAGTTCACGCTGATTCTCGAGACGGTTTGCCCCTCGAAGGATATTGACGGCCTTGAAGCCCCCATCCGCGAGACGCTTCGGATTGCGGCAGAGAATAGCGCGAACCTCAAGCCCAGCCACGTGTGCATCAGTGCCGCGGGCCCGGTGGCGAACAACAAGTGCGTCATGACCAACCTCCCGTGGAGCGTGGACGGTGACGCCCTCACTGCGGCGACCGGAATTCCGACGCTGGTCATCAACGACTTCATGGCCATCAGCTATGGCATCCCCACGCTCGACGTGGAAGACCCCAAGCAGATTTTCAAGCTCACGCATACCGACGGCAGCCAGCCCGCCCCGCAGAAGGCGACCAAGGCGGTCATTGGCCCGGGTACCGGCATGGGTGTTGGCTTCCTTGCCTTCGATGGCGAAAAATACATCCCCGCTTCTTCGGAAGGCGGACATTCCACCTTCGCCCCTTTCGACAAGGATTCCCAGGAATTCCACGACTACATGGAAAAGAAGATTGGCACCGTGCCGGGCGTGGAACCGCTCGTCTCGGGCATGGGCCTGCGCAACATGTACGAATGGTGGAAGGAAACCCGCGGCGTTCCCGATAACGAGGCCTTCAAGAAGATCGAGGAGACCGAACCGAACGATCGCCCGAAGTACATCAGCCGTGCCAGCGATACCGACCCGGTGGCTGCCGAGATGATGCGCCTGTTCGTGAAGATGCTCGCCCGTTTCGCAAGCGATGCCTCCACGCTGTTCCTGCCGCTGGGTGGCCTCTACCTGGCTGGCGGTACGGTGCAGAAGGACCTGCGCTGGCTCGAGCGCGACAACCTGTTCATGAAGTACTTCGAGAAGAACTACAACCCGAACATCCGTCCGCTCCTGAACAAGATTCCGGTGTACATCATCAAGGATTACAGCATCAGCCTGTATGGCGCCGCGAACGCGAGCCTGAACCTGCAGAAGTAA